The genomic stretch AGCGTTCAAAGCTTGTAAAAAGCCTCTAGCATGTCATGATGAGTGTAGAAGCGAAAACCAGGATAGAGTTTAATGCCACTCGCTTTGGTGTGGTTGAGATCGATGAAGATCAGGTTTTGACGTTTGTTGATGCGATACTCGGTTTTCCCGAGGCTGAGCGGTTCGTTTTAATACCGCATAAAGAGAGTAGCTCGTTTGCATGGTTGCAATCAGTGGATATCCCGGACCTCGCATTTCTTGTAACCGACCCCTGGCTCTTTTTCAAAAACTATAATCCCGTAATAACCGAAGCCGAGTTAGAGGGATTGGCTGTGCAGATTGCGGATGAGGATAGTTTCGAAAACATTGTAGTCGTTAGTATATTGACAATCCCAAGCGAACCGGAAAAAATAACGGCGA from Candidatus Aquicultor sp. encodes the following:
- the fliW gene encoding flagellar assembly protein FliW translates to MSVEAKTRIEFNATRFGVVEIDEDQVLTFVDAILGFPEAERFVLIPHKESSSFAWLQSVDIPDLAFLVTDPWLFFKNYNPVITEAELEGLAVQIADEDSFENIVVVSILTIPSEPEKITANLQAPVIINTGNNTAKQVILPTEEYTTKHKLLPDS